GATCAGGGGCAGGATCGTTCGATTTTGTACCGTGCCTCGCTGACGGAAATGGTGGTGCCGTATGGCGATCCGGGGCCGACGCAGAATCGCAAGAATGCGTTTGATGTCGGTGAATACGGCATGGGTGCCTGTGCGAATTCGCTCAAACTTGGCTGCGATTGTCTGGGGGCGATTCAATATCTGGACGGGCATCTGGTCACCAGTCGCGGCGAACTGCTGACCATTCCCAACGCCATTTGCATGCACGAAGAAGACTTTGGGATTCTCTGGAAGCACACCGACCGCCGCTTGGCCGACCAGCCGCAAGTCCGCCGCAGTCGTCGCTTTGTCGTGTCGTCTGTATCGACGGTCGAGAATTACGAATATGGCTTCTTCTGGTATTTCTATCAGGATGGAAATATCCAGTTTGAAATCAAACTAACGGGGATTCTCTCGTTGGGGGCGTTCCATCCCGGGGAAAAGCCGACGTATGGAGCGTTGATTGCGCCGCAACTCTACGCACCGAATCACCAGCATTTCTTCAACATGCGGTTGGATTTCGACGTGGATGGGGTGAACAATACGGTGCAGCAGGTCGATGTGGTGTGCGATGAGCCGGGGCCGCAAAATCCCTTTGGCAATGCGTTCCGTGCCCAGGCGACGCCGTTGACCCACGAAAAACAAGCGCGAGCGCATCTGAATTTGCAGACGGCCCGCTATTGGAAGATCGTCAATCCGAATGTGAAGAATCGTCTCGGCGAACCGGTGGCCTACAAATTCCTGCCCGGGGATAACTGCATGCCGTTTGCGTCGCCGGATGCCTGGTGGCGGAAACGGGCCGGGTTCGTGAATTATCACGTCTGGGTGACGCCAAATACGCCCGGCGAAAACTACGGGGCCGGGGATTATCCCAATCAGAGTCAGGGCGGAGATGGGCTTTCGCGCTGGACGGAACAGGATCGCCCCATCGAGAATACCGATACGGTGTTTTGGTACAGTTTCGGTCACACGCATTTGCCGCGGCCGGAAGATTATCCGGTCATGCCGACCGCGTACATTGGCTTTCTGCTGA
This DNA window, taken from Tuwongella immobilis, encodes the following:
- a CDS encoding primary-amine oxidase: MSAIHHPLEPLTAAEVQHAVQLLREAGHLSPTTRIVSISLHEPAKSLVHGFDGVTFPDREAFAVLFDNGTNTASEILLSLNRSQVREARAVPGVQPTMTIDEQTECEQAVLNSEVFRAALEKHTGIRDTRRVMVDIWSVGYYGNPEEANRRLARPLCFLREDPTDNGYAKPIEGLRPVVDLNTMEVIRVEEYGHWPLPPESGNYFADRVPNQRTDIRPLEITQPEGPSFQVQGHVVTWQNWSFVVGFSAREGLTLHHVRYRDQGQDRSILYRASLTEMVVPYGDPGPTQNRKNAFDVGEYGMGACANSLKLGCDCLGAIQYLDGHLVTSRGELLTIPNAICMHEEDFGILWKHTDRRLADQPQVRRSRRFVVSSVSTVENYEYGFFWYFYQDGNIQFEIKLTGILSLGAFHPGEKPTYGALIAPQLYAPNHQHFFNMRLDFDVDGVNNTVQQVDVVCDEPGPQNPFGNAFRAQATPLTHEKQARAHLNLQTARYWKIVNPNVKNRLGEPVAYKFLPGDNCMPFASPDAWWRKRAGFVNYHVWVTPNTPGENYGAGDYPNQSQGGDGLSRWTEQDRPIENTDTVFWYSFGHTHLPRPEDYPVMPTAYIGFLLKPHGFFAMNPANDVPPSAPAKSVKLGLSMSGGGSCCSKEPS